GAGTGTGGATTATGGCAGGGTATCTGATACCAGCAGACATCTAGCAGTAAATGGACCAGTGTATGATATGTTTGCATTGGCATGGCAGCTTGGCTTTAATCAGGGAAAACTTCCGGTAAATACGTATTTAACCAATGGCAAGAAAGTATACCCGCTGGATGCGGTTAAAAATCTGGGCTCCGCTCAAATAATGGTTAATGGGCAGCACATCGAAATTAGCCAGTACAGCATCAGTCGTGGTGATGATCGGGTGGAATATGCATTTGCACCGCAGCTGAACAATATTCCGGTACGCATCAGTTATATGGACAATGGTAAAGTATATACATTGCAGCTGAAGGCTGGCCAGATAAACGGGAAAGCTATTTAAACAATTATGATCAATGCACAACAACTTGATTTAACCACTTCCGCATTAGCGCAGGTGTTAACATTCCGCCAGCCGGCAGATGTCGTGCTGTCATCTTTTTTCCGCCGTGAGCGCAAACTTGGTGTTCGTGATCGGCAAGAAATAGCTGAAACGGTATTCGCCACCATCCGGCATTTACAGAAAATCCAGCAGATGTTGCCAAAACCGCATAATAAGCCTCGACGTGCGGCACTCGCTGC
This portion of the Snodgrassella alvi genome encodes:
- a CDS encoding DUF3108 domain-containing protein, with translation MKLKLWAKIVLVWAGLMLASVIHAGELPQRAQLQFVDNNGLSVNMDFEQKGGKFQISTDLSLLIYQMQFVSSGTLSGTMLNPLTYTDSRFGKLYAQARFNGQSVDYGRVSDTSRHLAVNGPVYDMFALAWQLGFNQGKLPVNTYLTNGKKVYPLDAVKNLGSAQIMVNGQHIEISQYSISRGDDRVEYAFAPQLNNIPVRISYMDNGKVYTLQLKAGQINGKAI